The Cellulomonas wangleii genome includes a region encoding these proteins:
- a CDS encoding DUF485 domain-containing protein — protein MSQSQTETDYQRVQRSPEFQDLRRRFRNFVFPMTALFLAWYFLYVLLANYAHAFMSQRVVGTITVGLLLGLGQFVSTFAITMAYARWANQKQDAVAENLREHIESGALIDGAAPARPADGSRA, from the coding sequence GTGTCCCAGAGTCAGACGGAGACCGACTACCAGCGCGTTCAACGATCGCCGGAGTTCCAGGACCTGCGGCGCAGGTTCCGCAACTTCGTGTTCCCGATGACCGCGCTGTTCCTGGCGTGGTACTTCCTGTACGTCCTGCTCGCGAACTACGCCCACGCGTTCATGAGCCAGCGGGTCGTCGGCACGATCACGGTGGGGCTGCTCCTCGGGCTCGGGCAGTTCGTCTCCACGTTCGCCATCACGATGGCCTACGCGCGCTGGGCGAACCAGAAGCAGGACGCGGTCGCGGAGAACCTTCGCGAGCACATCGAGTCCGGTGCCCTCATCGACGGCGCGGCCCCGGCCCGCCCCGCGGACGGGAGCCGCGCATGA